From the Octopus sinensis unplaced genomic scaffold, ASM634580v1 Contig03097, whole genome shotgun sequence genome, one window contains:
- the LOC115227436 gene encoding caspase-3-like isoform X3 yields the protein MDYTDAQRVEGIFFNEKDPNSQPKDVEMVSVEECSESVNTRYDMDHKKENLALIINNVNFDESTGMPERQGSDEDASAIKMILKSLHFKVINRRNLSVKEMTRIFTDISTMEHAKYNCFLCVILTHGEDDNQIYGTDGKVNLNDLVEKLLPNRCPSLIGKPKLFFVQACRGTKLDRGAVMHDADAFVREKYQNVTSHKVPLWADVLLAYSTVPGFYAWRNSTNGSWFIQSLAHILEKDGDRLELQQLMISVNRRVAYEYESKTRHSEINEMKQVPCIASMLTKELYFYK from the coding sequence ATGGACTACACAGATGCACAACGTGTTGaaggtattttttttaatgagaaggATCCCAATTCACAACCTAAAGATGTTGAAATGGTGTCTGTTGAGGAATGTAGCGAATCTGTAAATACCAGATATGACATGGATCACAAAAAAGAGAATCTGgctttaataataaataacgtGAACTTTGATGAATCGACAGGAATGCCTGAACGACAAGGATCCGATGAAGACGCATCAGCAATTAAAATGATATTGAAGTCATTGCATTTTAAGGTGATCAACCGCAGGAATTTATCAGTGAAAGAGATGACGCGAATCTTTACGGATATATCCACGATGGAGCATGCGAAGTATAACTGCTTCCTTTGTGTTATATTGACACACGGTGAAGATGATAACCAGATTTATGGCACTGATGGCAAAGTAAATCTTAACGATTTAGTAGAGAAGTTGCTTCCTAATAGATGCCCAAGCTTAATAGGTAAGCCAAAACTATTCTTCGTACAAGCTTGTCGGGGAACAAAACTGGACAGAGGTGCAGTTATGCACGATGCCGATGCTTTTGTAAGAGAGAAATATCAAAATGTCACATCTCACAAAGTACCACTTTGGGCAGACGTTCTTCTAGCTTATTCCACTGTCCCTGGATTTTACGCCTGGAGAAATTCCACTAATGGATCGTGGTTTATTCAATCGTTGGCTCACATTTTGGAAAAAGACGGAGACCGACTTGAACTGCAACAATTAATGATTTCAGTAAATCGTAGGGTTGCCTATGAATATGAGTCTAAGACTAGACATTCagagattaatgaaatgaaacaagTTCCTTGCATAGCAAGCATGTTGACAAAAGAATTATACTTTTACAAGTGA